The following is a genomic window from Nitrospirota bacterium.
TGCGTGTGGCACGATGCACAGCTCACGGTTTCTGTCCACCCAACACTCCTGCCGTTATGACATGAAACGTTTGAACAGGTCTTGGTCCCGGCCGTCCACATCGTCGCAGTGTTAAGCGCAATTTTTGCACTATCATACGGCGTATCCCCCGCCTTGTAGCTCAAGGCAGAACGTGACCAGCTGTTGTCCAGTTCAGGCACGGCCGCTATGTCATCTCTGAGCTGGCTCTTTGACTCGTAACCGCAGTACCCGGCGTTGCAAGGCCATTATTCCCGTTGTAAATATTGTCGAAATGGATGCCAACCACATGTATACCGTGTGCTGCAGATCCCGCAGGCTGGCCCGCGCTGTTTGGAGAGTTGCCATGGCAGCCGCTGCAGGCACCAGCGGTGAAAGTGCTGCCCCACTGCGGTGTCTGCGTAAACACGGGAGACTCTATGCCGTTGCTGTGACAATATACACCACTGCATTGAATGGTAAGGCCTGAGCCGCTTACCGAAGGTCCTGCGTTTCTGCTTTTCAGGATGCCGCCCTCGGCAGGGTCCAGGCTCAGATCAACGACACCGTTACCGTGCTTAGCGCCATCAGCCGGATGGCAGTTGCCGCAGCCGAAGGCATAGCTCGCTGCATTTGACACCACTTCATTGCTTCCATATGCCTGAGTAAGCAGATTGGCATCCTGTATATGCAGGGCATGTGCCCCGGTATTCGGTGCAAA
Proteins encoded in this region:
- a CDS encoding CxxxxCH/CxxCH domain-containing protein yields the protein MPELDNSWSRSALSYKAGDTPYDSAKIALNTATMWTAGTKTCSNVSCHNGRSVGWTETVSCASCHTQLPR